A part of Saccharomonospora amisosensis genomic DNA contains:
- a CDS encoding DUF1918 domain-containing protein: protein MLSAGRGLAVEPDECAATSTMGEAMRARAGDWLLIKGSVVGSVDELGFIVEVRGNDGAPPYLVRWLRDDHVTLIYPGPDAVVLSAAEKAAADEQQRHRIEETQRVILEQRDLRRHAAG from the coding sequence GTGCTCTCCGCGGGCCGCGGGCTCGCCGTCGAGCCTGACGAGTGTGCCGCGACCAGCACGATGGGAGAGGCCATGCGGGCGCGAGCGGGCGACTGGTTGCTGATCAAGGGTTCTGTCGTGGGTAGCGTCGACGAACTCGGGTTCATCGTCGAGGTCAGGGGCAACGACGGCGCGCCTCCGTACCTGGTCCGATGGCTTCGGGACGACCACGTGACACTGATCTACCCTGGCCCGGACGCGGTGGTGCTCTCGGCCGCTGAGAAGGCCGCCGCCGACGAGCAGCAACGGCATCGCATCGAGGAGACCCAGCGGGTGATCCTGGAGCAGCGCGATCTGCGACGCCATGCGGCGGGGTGA
- a CDS encoding chloride channel protein, whose amino-acid sequence MIGAAAGLGAIAFRWLVESFTWLFSGHADYSVAGGEAHPWLPALGPWFLLLAPTLAGLLYGPLVHRFAPEARGHGVPEVMYAVAARGGEIPGRVSAVKAIASALCIGSGGSVGREGPIVQIGSALGSAFGRAMRLPRSRLRVLVACGAAGGIAATFNAPLAGPFFAMELLLRDFAAESFGAVVLASVTASVVGRAVLGDEAFLNLPSFTLHHPVEYLLFVVLGALIGAIGVLFGHVLHAVETLCDRIWRGPEWLRPAVGGVAVGGLLLVLPQLYGVGYPVLQNALGGEYLLGFLLILLVGKMLATSLTIGVGGSGGVFAPSLFIGAMGGTAFGIVVHTWLPQLTTTPGVYGLIGMGAAFAGAAHAPITAVIVLFELTGQYTIILPLMTAIVVATLVGRALSTDTIYTRKLRGRGIEVEAGTAPASAHRLP is encoded by the coding sequence ATGATCGGCGCGGCGGCGGGTCTCGGTGCGATCGCGTTCCGCTGGCTGGTCGAATCGTTCACGTGGCTGTTCTCCGGTCACGCCGACTACTCGGTGGCGGGCGGCGAAGCGCACCCTTGGCTGCCCGCACTTGGCCCGTGGTTCCTGCTGCTCGCGCCCACACTCGCAGGCCTGCTGTACGGCCCGCTGGTACACCGCTTCGCCCCCGAAGCACGCGGGCACGGTGTCCCGGAGGTGATGTACGCGGTCGCGGCACGCGGCGGCGAGATCCCGGGCAGGGTGAGCGCGGTCAAGGCGATCGCCTCGGCACTGTGTATCGGTTCCGGCGGCTCGGTCGGCAGGGAAGGCCCGATCGTGCAGATCGGCTCAGCGCTGGGGTCGGCGTTCGGGCGGGCGATGCGGCTGCCCCGTTCCCGGCTGCGTGTCCTCGTGGCCTGCGGCGCGGCAGGTGGCATCGCGGCCACGTTCAACGCACCGTTGGCGGGCCCGTTCTTCGCGATGGAACTGCTGCTGCGCGACTTCGCCGCGGAATCGTTCGGCGCGGTGGTACTGGCCAGCGTCACCGCGAGCGTGGTCGGCCGCGCCGTACTCGGCGACGAGGCGTTCCTGAACCTGCCCAGCTTCACCCTGCACCACCCGGTGGAGTACCTGCTGTTCGTCGTGCTGGGTGCGCTGATCGGCGCGATCGGCGTGCTGTTCGGCCATGTGCTGCACGCGGTGGAGACGCTGTGCGACCGGATATGGCGCGGACCGGAATGGCTTCGCCCCGCCGTTGGTGGCGTCGCGGTAGGCGGGCTGCTGTTGGTGCTGCCGCAGCTGTACGGCGTGGGCTATCCGGTGCTGCAGAACGCCTTGGGCGGCGAGTACCTGCTGGGTTTCCTGCTGATCTTGCTTGTGGGAAAGATGCTGGCGACCAGCCTCACCATCGGGGTCGGCGGGTCGGGGGGCGTGTTCGCGCCGTCACTGTTCATCGGTGCGATGGGCGGAACGGCCTTCGGCATCGTGGTACACACCTGGCTTCCGCAACTGACCACAACCCCTGGCGTGTACGGGCTGATAGGCATGGGCGCCGCCTTCGCGGGCGCGGCACACGCACCGATCACGGCTGTGATCGTGCTGTTCGAACTCACCGGCCAGTACACGATCATCCTGCCGCTCATGACCGCGATCGTCGTGGCCACACTCGTCGGCAGGGCGCTGTCGACCGACACCATCTACACGCGAAAACTGCGCGGGCGCGGCATCGAGGTCGAGGCCGGCACGGCACCCGCATCCGCTCACCGCCTACCCTGA
- a CDS encoding LamB/YcsF family protein produces MDLNSDLAEGFGRWTLGDDAALLDIVTSANVACGFHAGDPGAIRRTCEKAAENGVAIGAQVGYRDLAGFGRRFIDMDPVELIDDLIYQIGAVSGLARVVGTEVTYVKPHGALYNAIAEHEEQALAVIEAVRQYDPSLVVLGLAGSDWLGWAEQAGLRTVHEAFADRAYTPDGKLVSRRQPGAVLHDAQEIARRCLRIARGEPIEAIDGSQLVVRAGSICVHGDSPGAVGIAKEVRAALTAGGVGLKPFAPATVAVVN; encoded by the coding sequence TTGGATCTCAATTCGGACCTCGCGGAAGGCTTCGGACGTTGGACGCTGGGTGACGATGCGGCGCTGCTCGACATCGTCACCAGCGCCAACGTTGCCTGTGGCTTCCATGCGGGAGACCCGGGTGCGATTCGCCGAACCTGCGAGAAGGCGGCCGAGAACGGGGTGGCGATCGGCGCTCAGGTCGGCTACCGCGACCTGGCGGGCTTCGGGCGCCGGTTCATCGACATGGACCCCGTCGAACTGATCGATGACCTGATCTACCAGATCGGTGCGGTGTCGGGACTGGCGCGCGTGGTGGGCACCGAGGTGACCTATGTGAAGCCGCACGGTGCCCTCTACAACGCGATCGCCGAGCACGAGGAGCAGGCGCTCGCGGTGATCGAGGCGGTGCGCCAGTACGACCCCTCGCTGGTGGTGCTCGGCCTTGCCGGTTCCGACTGGCTCGGCTGGGCCGAACAGGCGGGACTGCGCACCGTGCACGAAGCGTTCGCCGACCGGGCCTACACACCGGACGGGAAGCTGGTTTCCCGCAGGCAGCCCGGTGCGGTACTGCACGACGCGCAGGAGATCGCGCGGCGCTGCCTTCGCATCGCGCGGGGGGAACCCATCGAGGCGATCGACGGCAGTCAGCTCGTTGTTCGCGCCGGATCGATCTGCGTGCACGGCGACAGTCCCGGCGCCGTGGGAATCGCGAAGGAGGTCCGGGCCGCGCTCACCGCTGGTGGGGTGGGACTGAAACCGTTCGCTCCCGCCACGGTCGCGGTCGTGAACTGA
- a CDS encoding NRAMP family divalent metal transporter: MAEQLDSTVEKPRSGVSKGTLLGAIFLMATSAIGPGFITQTTAFTVQLGAAFAFAILLSILIDIAVQLNVWRVIGVSGMRAQELGNRVLPGLGFVMAALVVFGGLVFNIGNIAGTSLGLDALFGVDVKIGGAISAIIAIGIFLSKKAGVAMDRIVVVLGVFMIALTIYVAIASGPPVGEAMRQSVIPDEVDFLAITTLIGGTVGGYITYAGAHRLVDAGVKGPEQVVQVSRSSVVSLLVTGVMRIVLFLAILGVVAAGVTLGDGNPTADAFQHAAGEVGLRLFGMILWGAAITSVIGASYTSVSFIASFSPALERRRNWLVVAFIAISLSAFLLMEQAPTTLLILAGALNGLILPVGFGVLMWVAARRRDLLGGYNYPKWLMGIGVVTWLLTLYLGWKALSGITALWS; encoded by the coding sequence ATGGCGGAACAACTTGACTCGACCGTGGAAAAGCCACGGTCAGGTGTGAGCAAGGGGACCCTGCTGGGTGCGATCTTCTTGATGGCGACCAGCGCTATCGGCCCCGGCTTCATCACTCAGACGACGGCGTTCACGGTGCAACTGGGCGCCGCCTTCGCGTTCGCGATCCTGCTGTCCATCCTGATCGACATCGCGGTGCAGCTGAACGTGTGGCGTGTGATCGGTGTGTCGGGGATGCGAGCCCAGGAGCTCGGCAACCGGGTGCTGCCCGGGCTCGGGTTCGTGATGGCGGCCCTGGTCGTCTTCGGTGGCCTGGTGTTCAACATCGGCAACATCGCGGGCACGTCGCTCGGTCTCGACGCGCTGTTCGGTGTGGACGTCAAGATCGGTGGAGCCATCTCCGCGATCATCGCGATCGGGATCTTCCTGAGCAAGAAGGCCGGCGTGGCGATGGACCGCATCGTGGTGGTGCTCGGCGTATTCATGATCGCGCTGACCATCTACGTCGCGATCGCCTCGGGCCCTCCCGTCGGTGAGGCCATGCGCCAGTCGGTGATCCCCGACGAGGTCGACTTCCTGGCGATCACCACGCTGATCGGTGGCACGGTCGGTGGCTACATCACCTACGCGGGCGCGCACCGGCTCGTCGACGCCGGGGTGAAGGGTCCGGAGCAGGTCGTTCAGGTCAGCCGCAGCTCGGTTGTCTCGTTGCTGGTCACCGGTGTCATGCGGATCGTGCTGTTCCTCGCCATCCTGGGGGTGGTGGCCGCGGGCGTCACGCTCGGAGACGGCAACCCGACGGCCGACGCGTTCCAGCACGCCGCGGGCGAGGTCGGGCTGCGCCTGTTCGGCATGATCCTCTGGGGTGCGGCCATCACATCGGTGATCGGTGCGTCCTACACCTCGGTTTCGTTCATCGCTTCGTTCTCGCCCGCACTGGAGCGTCGCCGGAACTGGCTGGTCGTCGCCTTCATCGCGATCTCGTTGTCCGCGTTCCTGTTGATGGAGCAGGCGCCGACGACGCTGTTGATCCTCGCGGGCGCGCTCAACGGTCTGATCCTGCCGGTGGGCTTCGGTGTGCTGATGTGGGTCGCGGCGAGGCGGCGGGACCTGCTGGGTGGCTACAACTATCCGAAGTGGCTGATGGGCATCGGCGTGGTGACCTGGCTGCTCACGCTGTACCTGGGCTGGAAGGCACTCAGTGGCATCACCGCACTCTGGAGCTGA
- a CDS encoding serine/threonine-protein kinase — translation MSEVGDLLAGRYRLRRHVGTGAMGVVWEAADERLGRTVAVKQLLIQPGLDAAGAEEARQRAMREGRIAARLHHPNAIAVHDVTEDAGLPLLVMEFFPARTLADVLAREGALNAVDAARVGTQAAAALAAAHRAGIVHRDVKPANVLIAEDGTTKLADFGISHAGGDISVTRAGVVAGTPAYLAPEVARGQQPSTASDIYSLGATVYTAVEGSPPFGDDETNPLGVLHRVAAGAVPPPGRAGVLTPVLLGMLADDPRLRPTAEQARETMRAIASGQAPDLDRTQPIPAVTGSPTQALSRANAGGTRLDMSPAVGSEPVRRRTRPWAYAAAAIGAALLVTLVLTLTNGDDAPSNATARQPTTTAPTSTTRSLTPAEMEAVVADFYAQLPDNTDAAWAHLGPELRAEGRDDFDARWTRVKKVTVVSAPRSTGDDTVHVGVDLAMRGGATITEFHQFELMVLDNAVVIGTDTLLHRQRTAPPQSDKDGEGNKDEEKSKGKDDKKDEDG, via the coding sequence GTGAGCGAGGTCGGTGATCTCCTGGCGGGCCGTTACCGGCTGCGTCGGCATGTCGGCACCGGGGCTATGGGCGTGGTGTGGGAGGCCGCCGACGAACGACTCGGCCGCACGGTCGCGGTGAAGCAGCTGCTGATCCAGCCGGGGCTCGACGCCGCGGGCGCGGAGGAGGCGAGGCAACGGGCGATGCGGGAGGGTCGCATCGCCGCGCGGCTACATCATCCGAACGCCATCGCGGTGCACGACGTCACCGAGGACGCCGGGCTTCCGTTGCTGGTCATGGAGTTCTTCCCGGCACGCACACTCGCCGACGTGCTGGCCCGCGAAGGCGCGTTGAACGCAGTCGACGCCGCGCGGGTCGGCACCCAGGCCGCGGCCGCGCTGGCTGCGGCACACCGCGCAGGCATCGTGCACCGCGACGTCAAACCGGCCAACGTGCTCATCGCCGAGGACGGCACCACCAAGCTCGCCGACTTCGGCATCTCGCACGCGGGCGGCGACATCTCGGTGACCAGGGCGGGCGTGGTCGCGGGCACCCCCGCATACCTCGCACCGGAGGTCGCAAGGGGACAGCAACCCAGCACAGCCTCCGACATCTACTCCCTCGGCGCGACCGTCTACACAGCCGTGGAGGGCTCTCCGCCGTTCGGCGACGACGAGACGAACCCGCTGGGAGTGCTGCATCGGGTCGCCGCGGGCGCGGTACCGCCGCCGGGCCGAGCGGGTGTGCTCACCCCTGTGCTGCTCGGCATGCTCGCCGACGACCCACGGCTGCGCCCCACCGCAGAGCAGGCTCGCGAAACGATGCGGGCGATCGCCTCCGGACAAGCCCCTGATCTCGACCGCACTCAGCCGATACCGGCGGTGACAGGTTCCCCCACGCAGGCACTGAGCCGCGCCAATGCGGGCGGCACGCGCCTCGACATGAGCCCGGCCGTCGGCAGCGAACCGGTGCGGCGGCGAACCAGACCCTGGGCCTACGCCGCGGCGGCGATCGGCGCGGCGTTGCTCGTGACGCTTGTGCTCACCCTGACCAACGGCGACGACGCACCCTCCAACGCGACCGCCCGGCAGCCGACCACCACCGCACCCACCTCCACCACGCGATCGCTCACCCCTGCCGAGATGGAGGCCGTGGTGGCGGACTTCTACGCGCAGCTTCCGGACAACACGGACGCGGCGTGGGCGCATCTCGGCCCCGAACTTCGAGCCGAGGGCCGCGACGACTTCGACGCGCGCTGGACACGAGTCAAGAAGGTCACCGTCGTGTCCGCGCCCCGCTCCACCGGTGACGACACCGTTCATGTCGGCGTGGACCTCGCCATGCGTGGAGGGGCCACGATCACCGAGTTCCACCAGTTCGAGTTGATGGTGCTGGACAACGCCGTGGTCATCGGCACCGACACCCTGCTGCACCGGCAACGTACCGCGCCACCCCAGTCGGACAAGGACGGCGAGGGCAACAAGGACGAGGAGAAGAGCAAAGGCAAGGACGACAAGAAGGACGAGGACGGCTGA
- a CDS encoding sigma-70 family RNA polymerase sigma factor, whose protein sequence is MKTAEVEGTTDNDPPGRHSPGTGLLADYLERIGRTRLLTREEEIQLAKRIEAGLYAEHLLTQHPDDHDAGTRVALLAVVEDGAAATREMLEANLRLVVSVAKRYVGHGIPLPDLIQEGNIGLIHAVRKHDYKLGFKFSTYATWWIRQSITRALTDQSRLIRLPARVVDQLNRVARARRDLVVRLGRQPQAEELAQESGMTVLDIIELQGYDQEPASLDEHIGEDATTSLADLLRHHEHSDDLADSVSYRLLRADINAALATLQPRERDVISRRCGLDDGRQRTLEEIGREFGVTKERIRQIERRTLRKLREPERCERLHRYVS, encoded by the coding sequence GTGAAAACGGCCGAGGTGGAAGGCACCACCGACAACGACCCGCCTGGCCGACACAGCCCAGGCACCGGCCTGCTGGCCGACTACCTGGAACGCATCGGCCGCACGAGGCTGCTCACACGCGAAGAGGAGATCCAGCTCGCGAAACGGATCGAGGCGGGTCTGTACGCCGAGCACCTACTCACCCAGCACCCCGACGACCACGACGCCGGAACCCGGGTAGCGCTGCTGGCCGTGGTAGAGGACGGCGCGGCGGCCACCCGGGAGATGCTGGAGGCCAACCTGCGACTGGTTGTCAGCGTCGCCAAGCGATACGTCGGCCACGGCATCCCGCTGCCCGACCTGATCCAGGAGGGAAACATCGGGCTCATCCACGCCGTGCGCAAGCACGACTACAAGCTCGGTTTCAAGTTCTCCACCTACGCCACCTGGTGGATCCGGCAGTCGATCACGCGTGCCCTGACCGACCAGTCGCGGTTGATCCGGTTGCCTGCACGCGTTGTGGACCAACTGAACCGCGTCGCCAGGGCACGCAGAGACCTCGTGGTGCGGCTGGGCAGGCAGCCACAGGCGGAGGAGTTGGCTCAGGAAAGCGGGATGACCGTACTCGACATCATCGAGTTGCAGGGCTACGACCAGGAACCCGCGAGCCTCGACGAGCACATCGGCGAGGACGCCACGACCAGCCTCGCCGACCTGCTCCGGCACCACGAGCACAGCGATGACCTCGCCGACAGCGTGTCCTACCGGCTGCTGCGCGCTGACATCAACGCCGCGCTGGCGACACTGCAACCCCGCGAACGCGATGTCATCAGCCGCCGGTGCGGGTTGGACGACGGACGCCAGCGCACGCTGGAGGAGATCGGGCGCGAGTTCGGGGTGACCAAGGAACGGATCAGGCAGATCGAGCGCCGCACCCTGCGAAAACTGCGCGAACCCGAGCGCTGCGAGCGCCTTCACAGGTACGTCTCCTGA
- a CDS encoding 5-oxoprolinase subunit B/C family protein produces the protein MRVHPYGEQALLVDVADFETVLGLHAALTENPPAGVTDLVPGARTVLVCYEPWVTDASTLTRRIQATTPVTVEPPEGDLVTLPVVYDGEDLAEVSRLTGLGIDELIAAHAEPEYVVRFGGFAPGFAYLTGLDPRLHVPRRPNPRPSVPPGAVAVADAYTGVYPQTGPGGWQLLGRTDVALWDPHRRPQALLRPGARVRFDRVTHLRTDVSTSHRSRRIVGTPVPGDSVIEVVEARGMSTVQDLGRHGMAKLGIGHAGAADPRSARLANRLVGNPDGAACLEVTFGGLTLRFHRAARVAVTGAPCPISREGYGEAMNTPFAVAAGEQVVIGKPATGVRTYISVRGGIGVPQTLSSRSTDVRAGLGPTPLTAGDVLPIGTDQLQHQPAYTTAPVADPPGSSLIVRITAGPRAEWFAPDALDVLQDATYVVSQDSDRTAVRLRGPALRRSIHRELPSEGMVPGAIQVPHSGQPQLLLADHPVTDGYPVLAVVTTEDLPVVAQARPGQHVSFQVVN, from the coding sequence ATGCGAGTTCACCCCTACGGCGAGCAGGCTCTTCTGGTCGACGTCGCCGACTTCGAGACCGTTCTCGGACTGCATGCCGCTCTCACCGAGAATCCTCCGGCAGGGGTGACCGACCTCGTGCCGGGCGCCCGCACCGTGCTGGTGTGCTACGAGCCCTGGGTGACCGACGCCTCGACGCTGACCCGGCGAATCCAGGCCACCACACCAGTCACTGTCGAGCCGCCCGAGGGTGACCTGGTGACCCTTCCCGTGGTCTACGACGGAGAAGATCTCGCGGAGGTGTCACGGCTGACCGGTCTGGGCATCGACGAGCTGATCGCCGCACATGCGGAACCGGAGTACGTCGTGCGGTTCGGCGGGTTCGCCCCCGGCTTCGCCTACCTGACCGGCCTGGACCCACGGTTGCACGTGCCGAGAAGACCGAACCCCCGGCCGAGTGTGCCCCCCGGTGCCGTCGCGGTCGCCGACGCCTACACCGGTGTCTACCCGCAGACCGGACCCGGGGGGTGGCAACTGCTGGGGCGCACCGACGTGGCGCTGTGGGACCCCCACCGGCGGCCGCAGGCCCTGCTGCGCCCTGGAGCGCGGGTGCGTTTCGACCGAGTCACACACCTGCGTACTGATGTGTCCACATCGCACCGATCGCGGCGGATTGTGGGCACACCCGTCCCCGGCGATTCGGTGATCGAGGTCGTCGAGGCGCGTGGCATGTCGACCGTGCAGGATCTGGGCAGACACGGCATGGCAAAGCTGGGAATCGGGCATGCCGGTGCGGCCGACCCTCGCTCGGCCAGGCTGGCCAACCGGCTCGTCGGCAATCCCGACGGCGCCGCGTGTCTGGAGGTGACGTTCGGTGGGCTCACCCTGCGGTTCCACCGCGCGGCCAGGGTCGCCGTCACGGGTGCCCCGTGCCCCATCAGTCGTGAAGGCTACGGCGAAGCGATGAACACGCCCTTCGCCGTGGCAGCGGGCGAGCAGGTGGTGATTGGCAAACCAGCCACGGGAGTACGTACCTACATCTCCGTGCGCGGCGGAATCGGCGTGCCACAAACGCTCTCGTCACGCTCGACCGATGTCCGGGCAGGCTTGGGTCCCACACCACTGACCGCGGGTGATGTCCTTCCCATCGGGACCGACCAGCTCCAGCACCAACCCGCCTACACCACCGCGCCGGTTGCCGATCCGCCGGGCAGCAGCCTGATCGTGCGCATCACCGCCGGACCACGAGCGGAATGGTTCGCGCCCGATGCGTTGGACGTCCTGCAGGACGCCACCTACGTCGTCTCGCAGGACAGCGATCGAACGGCCGTCCGGTTGCGAGGACCTGCCCTGCGGCGATCGATTCACCGTGAACTCCCCAGCGAGGGCATGGTTCCCGGCGCCATCCAGGTCCCGCATTCCGGACAGCCGCAACTTCTGCTCGCCGACCATCCGGTGACCGATGGCTACCCCGTGCTCGCCGTTGTCACCACGGAAGATCTGCCCGTGGTGGCGCAGGCCAGGCCCGGCCAGCACGTGTCCTTCCAGGTCGTGAACTGA
- a CDS encoding 5-oxoprolinase subunit C family protein: protein MVGATLEILRSGPLSTIQDLGRPGYAATGVGESGAADRGSLRLANRLVGNDENAAAIEATLGGLELRAESAVTVAVTGAPCELTAGGCGQAMNTLISLAAGATLRLGAARRGLRSYVAVRGGIDVEPVLGSRSTDLLSGLGPAPLAPGVRLPVGPEPAIRPMEGRPSQRFDTDDLVLRVVPGPRDSWFARSALTRLFTESYVVTSETNRIGVRLDGPALTRVRHGDLPSEGLVAGGLLVPPSGKPTLSLVNHPVLGDFPAIATVLSADLDKAAQARPGQHLRFVALDALAAQAARAA from the coding sequence ATGGTGGGTGCGACATTGGAGATCTTGCGAAGCGGTCCATTGTCGACGATCCAGGACCTCGGAAGGCCCGGATACGCCGCGACAGGAGTGGGGGAGAGCGGCGCGGCCGATCGTGGCTCGCTGAGGTTGGCCAACCGGCTGGTTGGCAACGACGAGAATGCCGCCGCCATCGAGGCCACGCTGGGTGGTCTGGAGCTGCGGGCGGAAAGCGCCGTTACCGTGGCCGTCACGGGCGCGCCGTGCGAGCTCACGGCGGGCGGATGCGGCCAAGCCATGAACACGCTGATCAGCCTCGCGGCGGGAGCCACTCTTCGGCTCGGGGCCGCTCGGCGTGGCCTGCGCAGCTATGTGGCGGTACGCGGCGGCATCGATGTCGAACCCGTCCTCGGTTCCCGATCCACCGACCTGCTGTCCGGGCTGGGTCCGGCTCCGCTCGCACCGGGGGTGCGACTGCCGGTCGGCCCCGAACCCGCGATCCGGCCCATGGAAGGAAGGCCGTCGCAGCGGTTCGACACCGACGACCTGGTGTTGCGGGTTGTCCCCGGCCCGAGGGACAGCTGGTTCGCCAGGTCCGCCCTGACGAGACTGTTCACCGAATCCTATGTGGTCACTTCGGAGACCAACCGGATCGGCGTTCGGCTCGACGGGCCGGCTCTCACCCGGGTTCGGCACGGCGACCTGCCCAGTGAGGGACTGGTAGCGGGCGGCCTGCTCGTTCCGCCTTCGGGTAAACCGACGCTGTCCCTGGTCAACCATCCGGTGCTGGGTGACTTTCCCGCCATCGCTACGGTGCTCTCCGCCGATCTCGACAAAGCCGCGCAGGCAAGGCCGGGACAGCACCTGCGTTTCGTCGCCCTCGACGCACTTGCAGCGCAGGCCGCGCGAGCCGCCTGA